The stretch of DNA ACGGAAATTATGGGCCTGCCGGTCCACCTCCGCGTGAACCCGAGCCCCTCACTGTTTGGCGACCTGAAGGTCCTGCTGGGCCCGGCCTGCCTGGACGCCTGACAGGGGCTGGACGCCTGAAAAGGCTGGACGCCTGAAAAGGCTGGACGACGGCGGGCGCCAAGTGCCGCCGTCGTCCGCCGGTTGGGGGAAGCTAGATTTCGTAGTCCAGCGGCACAGGCTGGCCGTACGCGCCGCCGTGGTATAGGAGCGGCGAGCCTTCCCCGCCCACCTGGCCGTCAACCACCTGTACCACCACCACTGCGTTGTTCTCGAACGAGAGGCGCATCTGCACCTCGCCGATCAGCCAGCCGGCCACGTCCTTCAGCACCGGTACGCCGTGCGGCCCCACCTCCCAGTGGTCACCCTCGAAGCGGTTGGTGCCGCGGGCAAAACGGTCGGCCAGCGCCTGGTTCTCGAGGCCGAGCATGTGGACCCCGATGTAGGTGGTGTTGGCCACGGCCGGCCAGGACCCGGAGCTGCGTGCCATGTTGAAAGTGAAGCGCGGCGGCTGCGCGGACAGGGATGCCACG from Pseudarthrobacter siccitolerans encodes:
- a CDS encoding flavin reductase family protein encodes the protein MTENEAPFERTFKEMFRRHAAGVAIITVNYQDRPFGFTATSVASLSAQPPRFTFNMARSSGSWPAVANTTYIGVHMLGLENQALADRFARGTNRFEGDHWEVGPHGVPVLKDVAGWLIGEVQMRLSFENNAVVVVQVVDGQVGGEGSPLLYHGGAYGQPVPLDYEI